A genome region from Alphaproteobacteria bacterium includes the following:
- a CDS encoding GNAT family N-acetyltransferase: MELRQATAANAQQVLAMGRAFHAEDGRALSPAGEQALVRSLDYSPYVTCWLVVENDIVCGYCVLCFSYSVEFGGNTAFLDDLYIKPEHRAHGIGSQTLKALEKIARDDGCCALLLEVEDDKPRALGFHTDNHYVDMRRTLMVKDFMGYFSEKK; the protein is encoded by the coding sequence ATGGAATTAAGACAGGCAACCGCCGCCAACGCGCAACAGGTTCTTGCCATGGGGCGTGCCTTTCACGCCGAAGACGGGCGCGCGCTGTCGCCGGCAGGCGAACAGGCGCTTGTGCGGTCGCTCGATTATTCGCCCTATGTCACCTGCTGGCTGGTGGTCGAAAACGATATCGTTTGCGGTTATTGCGTGCTGTGCTTCAGTTACAGCGTCGAATTCGGCGGCAATACCGCCTTCCTTGACGACCTTTACATCAAGCCCGAACACCGCGCGCACGGCATCGGCTCCCAAACGCTGAAGGCGCTGGAAAAAATCGCCCGCGACGACGGCTGCTGCGCGCTGCTGCTGGAGGTGGAGGACGACAAGCCGCGCGCGCTGGGGTTCCATACCGATAACCATTATGTCGATATGCGCCGCACGCTGATGGTAAAGGACTTCATGGGATATTTTTCGGAGAAAAAATAA
- a CDS encoding acyl-CoA dehydrogenase family protein yields the protein MTAFSPRKNAAPATYSKETRGENFFANDLNAQRVLERIAPEMLERNFDRLKDFGAFVGGELDEQASFSDRTAPPQLETHNKLGEKKSRVIFNAKYEAAHQEAYKRGAIGLSFADKDAEPHLLSFTMGYMLSQSDISVHCPVTMTGAVAYVLDKFAPADVREAYLHEMTRMDGLTKTGGTWATELHGGSDVGATTTVAKKDGEKTTLHGLKWFTSNANSGLALATARPEGAPAGSKGLGLYLVPSHLANGEQNSYSIRRLKDKLGTKGLATGEIDLEGAEVIEIAPPPHGLRIMMEALEYSRIHNAVAGAGVTRRAFLEAASWATHRKAFGKEIINYPMVQNELFDLMVRSEAATALAFEAAKTFDIALKDEEQRTWLRLSTALAKYRTAEDGVQCAKKALEMVGGNGYTEEFPTARQYRDAMVLTVWEGPANIQALELLRMVVGKEPGDDVFIEKIRKISDALPPELAAEKTLLDKGLKESMNALIHLRAHPQDGERFARKLLDHMADVLSGALLAEEAAHDLMLGDARKALVANRYLDKAFGEKKLELSPDADPVHTYFKEIVSYAPIAPAKLGYAALANDSAKPKQKGLKP from the coding sequence ATGACAGCGTTTTCACCGCGTAAAAATGCCGCGCCCGCGACTTATTCCAAAGAAACGCGCGGCGAAAACTTTTTTGCGAACGACCTGAACGCCCAGCGCGTATTGGAACGCATCGCACCGGAAATGCTGGAACGCAATTTCGACCGCTTAAAAGATTTCGGCGCATTCGTCGGCGGGGAGCTGGATGAACAGGCATCCTTCAGCGACCGCACCGCCCCGCCGCAGCTGGAAACCCACAACAAACTGGGCGAGAAAAAAAGCCGCGTGATCTTCAACGCCAAATACGAAGCAGCGCATCAGGAAGCCTATAAGCGCGGCGCGATCGGCCTGTCATTCGCGGACAAGGATGCCGAGCCGCATCTGCTCAGTTTCACGATGGGCTATATGCTGTCGCAATCCGATATTTCCGTGCATTGCCCCGTCACCATGACGGGCGCGGTTGCCTATGTGCTGGATAAATTCGCGCCCGCCGATGTGCGCGAAGCGTACCTGCATGAAATGACACGCATGGACGGACTGACTAAAACAGGCGGCACCTGGGCGACCGAACTGCATGGCGGGTCGGATGTCGGTGCGACCACCACGGTTGCGAAAAAGGATGGCGAAAAAACGACGTTGCACGGATTGAAATGGTTTACCAGCAACGCCAATTCCGGCCTTGCGCTGGCAACCGCGCGTCCCGAAGGCGCACCTGCGGGCAGCAAAGGGCTGGGGCTTTACCTTGTGCCCAGCCATCTGGCGAACGGCGAACAGAACAGCTATAGCATCCGCCGCCTGAAAGACAAACTGGGTACCAAGGGACTTGCGACTGGCGAGATCGATCTGGAAGGCGCGGAAGTCATCGAAATCGCGCCGCCGCCGCACGGGCTTCGCATCATGATGGAGGCGCTGGAATATTCGCGCATCCACAATGCCGTAGCCGGCGCAGGCGTCACGCGCCGCGCGTTTCTGGAGGCCGCCAGCTGGGCGACGCACCGCAAGGCGTTCGGCAAGGAAATCATCAATTACCCGATGGTGCAGAACGAATTGTTCGACCTGATGGTGCGCTCCGAGGCGGCAACGGCATTGGCCTTTGAAGCCGCAAAAACTTTCGATATCGCGCTGAAGGATGAAGAACAGCGCACATGGCTGCGCCTGTCGACCGCGCTCGCCAAATACCGCACGGCGGAGGACGGCGTGCAGTGCGCCAAAAAGGCGCTCGAGATGGTCGGCGGTAACGGCTACACCGAAGAATTCCCGACGGCGCGCCAGTACCGCGACGCGATGGTGCTGACGGTATGGGAAGGCCCCGCCAATATCCAGGCGCTTGAATTGCTGCGCATGGTGGTGGGCAAGGAGCCGGGCGACGATGTGTTCATCGAAAAAATCCGGAAAATTTCCGATGCGCTGCCGCCCGAACTCGCGGCTGAAAAAACGCTGCTCGATAAAGGGCTGAAAGAGTCCATGAATGCGCTGATCCACCTGCGCGCCCATCCGCAGGACGGCGAGCGTTTCGCGCGCAAGCTGCTCGACCATATGGCGGATGTGCTGTCCGGCGCGCTGCTGGCCGAAGAAGCAGCGCATGACCTGATGCTTGGCGATGCGCGCAAGGCGCTGGTCGCCAACCGCTATCTCGACAAGGCGTTCGGGGAAAAGAAGCTGGAACTGTCGCCGGATGCCGACCCCGTGCATACGTATTTCAAGGAAATTGTCAGCTACGCCCCCATTGCGCCCGCCAAACTGGGCTATGCCGCGCTGGCGAATGATTCGGCGAAACCGAAACAAAAAGGGCTGAAGCCTTAA
- a CDS encoding cation:proton antiporter — MSIEPLFAVSVLLSAGIVSVLFLPVIGISPIVGFLLAGVAFGQYGFDIVPQGEIIHLLAEMGVVFLMFDIGMHFSVKHVWSERKGIFVLGPGQVALSALGFYAGLEYFFDLPAQVDILLAITFALSSTAVVSQVLAERKMSGLPLARRTMAVLIFQDICAIFVLILASGMGEQGVSVGALFMAAALKCMVCVTVATLVGKYLLSPGFGFFARFNNSDAFTMIALLIVLATGMATQAFGLSLTLGAFLAGMIISESPFRAIIQTETKPFRNLLLGFFFVTVGMSVNVPTLASAWGLTLGITLALVIVKSVTVFALFMVAREGRVAAVQQALLLFQGSEFVFVILAQPALQGMIDPALKDSAVAAVAISMAISSGVFGLGKRFSRTLCRANATAEADAIAGNIAERPNAVIVIGMNDVTQTVASALGSQGTPYLVVEREYNKFTEALQNGFPVVYGDKADLRFWDSIQIDKYKTMVIASPDLGVSRVYAGLPRAQALELSRFLSVRSEEEAEPFRGLGYAKIFVAHGVPPGIEMAAAVMAHLGHAADVIADWMDKEQKDYLERTTAVAA; from the coding sequence ATGTCCATTGAACCCCTGTTTGCCGTTTCCGTCCTGTTGTCCGCCGGTATCGTCAGCGTGCTGTTCCTGCCGGTGATCGGCATCAGCCCGATCGTGGGCTTTTTGCTGGCGGGCGTTGCCTTCGGCCAGTACGGTTTCGACATCGTGCCACAGGGCGAAATTATCCACCTGCTGGCGGAAATGGGCGTCGTGTTCCTGATGTTCGATATCGGCATGCATTTTTCGGTCAAGCATGTCTGGTCGGAACGCAAGGGCATCTTCGTGCTGGGACCGGGGCAGGTCGCGCTATCGGCGCTCGGCTTTTATGCGGGGCTGGAATATTTCTTCGATCTTCCGGCGCAGGTCGATATTTTGCTGGCGATCACTTTCGCGCTGTCATCGACCGCCGTGGTGTCGCAGGTGCTGGCCGAACGTAAAATGTCGGGGCTGCCGCTTGCCCGCCGCACGATGGCCGTGCTGATTTTTCAGGATATCTGCGCCATTTTCGTCCTGATCCTCGCAAGCGGCATGGGCGAACAGGGCGTTTCGGTGGGCGCGCTGTTCATGGCAGCGGCGCTGAAATGCATGGTCTGCGTCACGGTTGCGACGCTGGTGGGCAAATATCTGCTGAGCCCGGGGTTCGGGTTTTTCGCGCGTTTCAATAACAGCGATGCTTTCACCATGATCGCGCTGCTGATCGTGCTGGCGACCGGCATGGCAACGCAGGCATTTGGATTGTCATTGACGCTGGGCGCATTCCTGGCCGGCATGATTATTTCGGAATCGCCCTTCCGCGCCATTATCCAGACGGAAACCAAACCGTTTCGCAACCTGCTGCTGGGCTTTTTCTTCGTCACCGTTGGCATGTCGGTCAACGTGCCGACGCTGGCCTCCGCATGGGGGCTGACGCTGGGCATCACGCTGGCGCTGGTGATTGTCAAATCCGTAACTGTGTTCGCGCTGTTCATGGTCGCGCGCGAAGGCCGCGTGGCGGCGGTGCAGCAGGCGCTGCTGCTGTTTCAGGGCAGCGAATTCGTCTTCGTCATTCTGGCGCAGCCGGCTTTGCAGGGCATGATCGACCCGGCGCTGAAGGATTCCGCCGTCGCGGCGGTCGCTATCAGCATGGCGATTTCATCGGGTGTATTCGGGCTTGGCAAGCGGTTTTCCCGCACGCTCTGCCGCGCGAACGCCACGGCCGAGGCGGATGCCATCGCGGGCAATATCGCCGAACGCCCGAACGCCGTCATCGTGATCGGCATGAATGACGTGACGCAGACCGTCGCCTCCGCCCTTGGCAGCCAGGGCACGCCCTATCTGGTGGTGGAACGGGAATACAACAAATTCACCGAAGCACTGCAAAACGGATTCCCCGTCGTCTATGGCGACAAGGCCGATCTGCGTTTCTGGGATTCGATCCAGATCGACAAATATAAAACCATGGTCATCGCGTCCCCCGATCTTGGCGTGTCGCGCGTCTATGCGGGTCTGCCGCGCGCGCAGGCGCTGGAACTGTCGCGCTTTCTCAGCGTCCGCAGCGAGGAGGAGGCCGAACCGTTTCGCGGGCTCGGCTATGCGAAAATCTTCGTCGCACACGGCGTGCCGCCCGGCATCGAAATGGCGGCGGCCGTCATGGCGCATCTGGGCCATGCGGCGGATGTAATTGCCGACTGGATGGACAAGGAACAGAAAGATTATCTGGAACGTACAACAGCGGTTGCCGCGTAA
- a CDS encoding ATP-binding cassette domain-containing protein — MKNLSVKNFLSKLFKKKAAPPVVPPARKANPPGVTVYTESGSVNVVFTNLVLHGPDGAPLVDYGSFTMQPGDRVMIAGPAGCGKSAALAAMRNAWLLGGSGEITVPPEIRFVPQEEYFPDRSLRGIVCAPDNPDKFTREQVVLALTDAGLGDFVDAMDDVTKRGEYWKNTLSGGQKNKVGFAGIFLHAAETKVLIVDEITAALDAKSETELYPRLLERMKHGIVISVAHHSTLAPQHNVFAKVADGKVTYTRTPDTKPAPANTNEAPPKVA, encoded by the coding sequence GTGAAGAATCTTTCCGTGAAAAACTTTCTGTCGAAACTATTCAAGAAAAAAGCGGCACCCCCTGTTGTGCCGCCCGCGCGCAAGGCAAACCCGCCCGGCGTGACCGTGTACACCGAATCCGGTTCGGTGAATGTCGTGTTCACAAACCTTGTCCTGCACGGGCCCGATGGCGCGCCGCTGGTCGATTACGGCAGCTTTACGATGCAGCCCGGCGACCGCGTGATGATCGCGGGGCCCGCAGGCTGCGGCAAATCGGCGGCGCTTGCCGCTATGCGCAATGCCTGGCTGCTGGGCGGCAGCGGCGAGATTACCGTGCCGCCGGAAATCCGTTTCGTGCCGCAGGAAGAATATTTCCCCGACCGCAGCCTGCGCGGGATTGTCTGTGCCCCCGATAACCCCGATAAATTCACGCGCGAACAGGTGGTGCTGGCGCTGACCGATGCTGGGCTTGGCGATTTTGTCGATGCGATGGACGACGTGACCAAGCGCGGCGAATACTGGAAGAATACGTTGTCCGGCGGGCAGAAAAACAAGGTCGGTTTCGCGGGTATCTTCCTGCACGCGGCCGAGACCAAGGTGCTGATCGTCGATGAAATCACCGCCGCGCTGGATGCGAAATCGGAAACCGAGCTTTATCCGCGCCTGCTGGAACGCATGAAACACGGCATCGTCATCAGCGTCGCGCATCATTCCACGCTCGCCCCGCAGCACAACGTCTTCGCCAAGGTGGCCGACGGCAAGGTGACCTATACCCGCACGCCCGATACAAAACCCGCCCCCGCGAATACGAACGAAGCACCGCCGAAGGTAGCGTGA
- a CDS encoding SET domain-containing protein-lysine N-methyltransferase: MPAKKAPALNRKPGLYIAPAGKKGRGLYCRNAIKKGEILEVTLALILNDKDTVSAEPTIINDYTFVIGELKKTTLARANIKKAGDASAIVMGILAYCNHDENPNAEILWDEQGTTLYYMLRATANIKKNTEICTSYGEGWFEDRA; this comes from the coding sequence ATGCCCGCAAAAAAAGCCCCCGCCCTGAACCGAAAACCCGGCCTCTATATCGCCCCCGCCGGCAAGAAAGGCCGCGGGCTGTATTGCCGCAACGCCATCAAAAAGGGCGAGATACTGGAAGTGACCCTCGCCCTGATCCTGAACGACAAGGACACGGTGAGCGCGGAACCCACAATTATCAACGATTATACTTTCGTCATCGGCGAGCTGAAAAAAACGACCCTGGCGCGCGCGAACATCAAAAAGGCGGGCGATGCCAGCGCGATTGTTATGGGCATCCTCGCCTATTGCAATCACGATGAAAACCCCAACGCCGAGATCCTGTGGGACGAACAGGGCACGACGCTGTATTACATGCTGCGCGCGACCGCGAATATCAAGAAAAACACCGAAATCTGCACCAGCTATGGCGAAGGCTGGTTCGAGGACCGCGCGTAA
- a CDS encoding efflux RND transporter periplasmic adaptor subunit, which produces MRALKIILVIVLILAAAAGFVHLRGGGVSAAADTVKPFRKDIVEAVYATGEVEPTRWLQVAPQLTARYAEVLVDDNAVVTKGQMLARADDAAERAKLQEYESRLAQMKNEFDRNKGLLDKGYISKKAFDDAVGNYDEIQSRIDNQKLVIDRMSLVSPIDGVILRRDIEPGEVKSPAQTVFWLGETKNLRITADVDEEDILKVKRGQTALLKADAISGQVLEGTIADITPKGDPVNKNFRVRIALPADTALLIGMTVEVNVVTDKSENALVVPAEAVNDSAVWVAGAKPVKTPVKTGKSDGEVVEILSGITENDTILARAPEAKK; this is translated from the coding sequence ATGCGCGCGCTTAAAATTATTCTCGTCATCGTCCTGATACTGGCTGCCGCAGCGGGCTTCGTGCACTTGCGCGGCGGTGGCGTATCTGCCGCGGCCGACACCGTAAAACCATTCCGCAAGGATATCGTCGAGGCCGTCTATGCAACGGGCGAGGTAGAGCCCACCCGTTGGCTGCAGGTTGCGCCGCAGCTGACCGCGCGCTATGCCGAGGTGCTGGTCGATGATAATGCCGTGGTCACCAAAGGCCAGATGCTCGCCCGCGCCGATGACGCGGCGGAACGCGCGAAGCTGCAGGAATACGAATCCCGCCTCGCGCAGATGAAAAACGAATTCGACCGCAACAAGGGTTTGCTGGACAAAGGCTATATCAGCAAAAAAGCGTTTGATGACGCGGTCGGCAATTACGATGAAATCCAGTCGCGCATCGACAACCAGAAACTGGTGATCGACCGCATGTCGCTGGTGTCCCCCATCGACGGCGTGATCCTGCGCCGCGATATCGAGCCGGGCGAGGTCAAATCGCCCGCGCAGACCGTGTTCTGGCTGGGCGAAACCAAGAACCTGCGCATCACCGCCGATGTCGACGAAGAAGATATCCTGAAGGTGAAACGCGGCCAGACCGCCCTTTTGAAGGCCGATGCGATTTCGGGGCAGGTGCTGGAAGGCACAATCGCCGACATCACGCCCAAGGGAGACCCCGTGAACAAGAATTTCCGCGTGCGCATTGCGCTGCCGGCCGATACCGCGCTGCTGATCGGCATGACGGTCGAGGTGAATGTGGTGACCGATAAGTCGGAAAACGCGCTGGTCGTGCCCGCCGAAGCGGTGAATGACAGCGCGGTGTGGGTCGCGGGCGCAAAACCCGTCAAAACCCCCGTCAAGACCGGCAAATCGGACGGCGAGGTGGTTGAAATCCTGTCCGGTATCACCGAAAACGACACCATCCTTGCCCGCGCGCCCGAAGCCAAAAAATGA
- a CDS encoding TetR/AcrR family transcriptional regulator — MTATHKADLQKKFRYHHGNLREAAITAALEILTRDGVAGLSLRALAKATGVTPTAFYESHFGDKDELLAAVAETGFQRLALQMAEDATGAPDTQTRIERLAVSYIRFATENKPLFQLMFGRELSDMKRFPTLAMTAGKSYSLISAALSKREQGGEDARFLTVAIWSLCHGLTTLVVDEKLKPEQFGVDTTEAFVKKTIGLFGSHLV, encoded by the coding sequence ATGACTGCCACGCACAAAGCTGATTTACAGAAAAAATTCCGCTATCACCACGGCAATTTGCGCGAAGCCGCAATTACGGCCGCACTTGAAATCCTGACACGCGACGGCGTTGCGGGTCTTTCTCTCCGCGCACTCGCAAAAGCGACCGGCGTCACGCCGACAGCGTTCTATGAAAGCCATTTCGGCGACAAGGACGAATTGCTGGCCGCGGTTGCCGAAACCGGTTTCCAGCGTCTGGCCCTGCAAATGGCCGAAGACGCAACCGGCGCCCCCGATACGCAGACGCGCATCGAACGTCTGGCCGTCAGCTATATCCGTTTCGCGACCGAAAACAAGCCGCTGTTCCAGCTGATGTTCGGCCGCGAATTGTCGGACATGAAGCGTTTCCCGACGCTGGCCATGACGGCAGGCAAAAGCTATTCATTGATTTCGGCGGCGCTGTCGAAGCGCGAACAGGGCGGCGAGGACGCGCGGTTCCTGACCGTTGCGATCTGGAGCCTGTGCCACGGCCTGACCACGCTGGTCGTCGATGAAAAGCTGAAGCCGGAACAATTCGGCGTCGACACGACCGAGGCCTTCGTGAAGAAGACCATCGGCCTGTTCGGCAGCCATCTGGTTTAA
- a CDS encoding fructosamine kinase family protein encodes MITPALKLEVEKELKGRITTIAPLSAANNAQIYRIVIDNKRVMVAKVAERGLDTEAFMLHYLKTRSRLIVPSVFYSNEHIIVMEFVETQYGLDDTGQRIAADILADLHTITADSYGFERDTLIGSLRQPNPQTQDWPAFFVEHRLLYMAREALKETKIDAKTMKAIEKLAGRVPDMLKGYAKPSLIHGDVWGGNILACRGRIAAFLDPAIYYADPEIELAFIKLFSTFTDTFFNRYNEIRPIRPGFFEQRADLYNLYPLLVHTRLFGASYARKVQRLLEKFA; translated from the coding sequence ATGATCACCCCTGCGCTGAAACTGGAAGTCGAAAAAGAGCTGAAAGGCCGCATTACCACGATTGCGCCGCTGTCGGCCGCGAATAACGCGCAAATTTACCGCATCGTGATCGACAACAAACGAGTCATGGTGGCGAAGGTGGCGGAGCGGGGGCTCGATACCGAGGCTTTCATGCTCCATTACCTGAAAACCCGCTCGCGCCTGATCGTGCCGTCAGTGTTTTACAGCAACGAACACATCATCGTGATGGAATTCGTGGAGACGCAATACGGACTTGACGACACCGGCCAGCGCATTGCGGCGGATATCCTGGCCGACCTGCATACCATCACGGCGGATAGTTACGGGTTCGAGCGCGATACGCTGATCGGGTCCCTGCGGCAGCCGAACCCGCAGACGCAGGACTGGCCCGCATTCTTCGTCGAACACCGCTTGCTCTATATGGCGCGCGAGGCCTTGAAGGAAACCAAGATCGACGCCAAGACGATGAAGGCGATCGAAAAACTTGCCGGACGCGTGCCGGACATGTTGAAGGGCTACGCCAAGCCGTCGCTCATCCATGGCGATGTCTGGGGCGGCAATATCCTTGCCTGCCGCGGCCGCATCGCGGCGTTCCTCGACCCCGCGATCTATTACGCCGACCCGGAAATCGAACTGGCGTTCATCAAGCTGTTCTCGACCTTCACCGATACGTTTTTCAACCGCTATAACGAAATCCGCCCGATCCGCCCCGGCTTTTTCGAGCAACGGGCTGATTTGTATAACCTGTACCCACTGTTGGTGCACACGCGGCTGTTCGGCGCGTCCTATGCGCGCAAGGTGCAGCGGTTATTGGAGAAGTTCGCTTAA
- a CDS encoding ABC transporter permease encodes MIGYVAIHYLVNRKRQAAISVVGVMLGVAFFIAISGMLQGMHQFFIKRLVDAYPHVKISDEFREPEAQPVVVRYPDAVTIIRGLKPKEETQGVRNYRQIVEGLKEMPGLTYSPITSGQAFLRYGGRDVSTTVYGVDPRLERNASKLARDMKQGQIENLMTTSNGIILGRALADKIGLDMGARLNVVSPVGVIMQMKVVGIFDSGVTQVDSGTSYANIKKVQVLQNKVDKINQINIRLEDVDSAPAVATSLERKFRYKAESWQEAFQNIFELFVVQNGIMYTTVSVILLVAGFGIYNIISSSVMEKYRDIAILKSMGFSESDVVGIFFFQGVVIGIIGVLAGWACGAGLVEVLASVKLSLNKDVPVRMDGFPMFRSVWLYAAGGVMGLLSAAFAAWVPARRAARLNPVDIIRGASG; translated from the coding sequence ATGATCGGGTATGTCGCCATCCATTACCTTGTGAACCGCAAGCGGCAGGCCGCGATATCGGTGGTGGGCGTTATGCTGGGCGTCGCCTTCTTCATCGCAATCTCCGGGATGCTGCAAGGCATGCACCAGTTTTTTATCAAGCGGCTGGTAGATGCCTATCCGCACGTAAAAATCAGCGATGAATTCCGCGAGCCCGAAGCGCAGCCGGTAGTGGTGCGCTACCCCGATGCGGTGACCATCATCCGCGGGTTGAAACCCAAGGAAGAAACCCAGGGCGTGCGCAACTACCGGCAGATCGTCGAAGGGCTGAAAGAAATGCCGGGCCTTACCTATTCGCCGATCACGTCGGGGCAGGCTTTCTTGCGCTATGGCGGGCGCGATGTCTCGACCACTGTTTACGGTGTCGATCCGCGGCTGGAGCGTAACGCCAGCAAACTGGCGCGCGACATGAAGCAGGGGCAGATCGAAAATCTGATGACCACATCGAACGGCATCATCCTCGGCCGTGCACTGGCGGATAAAATCGGCCTCGACATGGGCGCGCGGCTGAATGTGGTCTCGCCGGTCGGTGTCATCATGCAGATGAAGGTGGTCGGCATTTTCGATTCCGGCGTCACGCAGGTCGATTCCGGCACATCCTATGCGAATATCAAAAAAGTGCAGGTGTTGCAGAACAAGGTCGACAAGATCAACCAGATCAATATCCGGCTCGAGGATGTCGATTCCGCACCCGCCGTCGCGACATCCCTTGAACGCAAATTCCGCTACAAGGCGGAAAGCTGGCAGGAGGCCTTCCAGAACATATTCGAGCTTTTCGTGGTGCAGAACGGCATCATGTACACGACGGTTTCCGTCATCCTGCTGGTGGCGGGATTCGGCATCTATAACATTATCTCGTCATCGGTCATGGAAAAATACCGCGACATCGCGATCCTGAAATCCATGGGCTTTTCCGAATCCGACGTGGTGGGCATTTTCTTTTTTCAGGGCGTGGTGATCGGCATCATCGGCGTGCTGGCCGGCTGGGCCTGCGGCGCGGGGCTGGTCGAGGTCCTCGCCTCCGTCAAGCTGTCTCTGAACAAGGATGTGCCGGTGCGCATGGACGGTTTTCCCATGTTTCGCTCTGTCTGGCTGTATGCGGCAGGCGGCGTGATGGGGCTTCTCTCCGCCGCCTTTGCCGCATGGGTTCCCGCGCGCCGCGCCGCGCGCCTGAACCCCGTCGATATTATTCGCGGGGCCAGCGGATGA
- a CDS encoding ABC transporter ATP-binding protein, with amino-acid sequence MSSVITLKNVTRILQSEEIPVTLVDDASLTVKPGEFIAVRGTSGSGKSSLLYLMGLLDKPTSGHINIAGIDVSAASETVRQETRLEKIGFVFQFHFLLQEFSALDNVMLPMRRLGKLADGEMRARAEKLLVSLGLEGKTRKKPGQMSGGERQRVAIARALANEPMVILADEPTGNLDSKNTAAVIDIFRKLAHETGVAVVAVTHDTEFATKTDRNIVMRDGKIVEE; translated from the coding sequence ATGAGCAGCGTCATCACCCTCAAAAACGTCACCCGCATCCTGCAGAGCGAGGAAATTCCCGTGACGCTGGTCGACGATGCCAGCCTGACCGTGAAACCCGGTGAATTTATCGCGGTGCGCGGCACTTCGGGCTCCGGTAAATCATCGCTGCTCTACCTGATGGGGCTGCTGGATAAACCCACATCCGGCCATATCAACATCGCGGGCATCGACGTGTCGGCCGCGTCCGAAACAGTGCGGCAGGAGACGCGGCTGGAAAAAATCGGCTTTGTCTTCCAGTTCCACTTCCTGCTGCAGGAATTTTCCGCGCTCGACAACGTCATGCTGCCCATGCGCAGGCTGGGAAAACTGGCGGACGGCGAGATGCGGGCGCGCGCCGAAAAACTGCTGGTGTCCCTGGGGCTGGAGGGAAAAACGCGCAAGAAACCGGGGCAGATGTCGGGCGGGGAGCGCCAGCGCGTTGCGATTGCCCGCGCGCTTGCGAACGAGCCGATGGTGATACTGGCCGATGAACCCACCGGCAACCTCGACAGCAAAAATACCGCCGCCGTCATTGATATTTTCAGGAAACTGGCGCATGAAACAGGCGTGGCGGTGGTGGCCGTGACGCATGACACCGAATTTGCCACCAAAACCGACCGCAATATCGTCATGCGGGACGGAAAGATCGTAGAGGAATAA
- a CDS encoding sigma-54-dependent Fis family transcriptional regulator, whose amino-acid sequence MDYSIIGQSSVLMHALARADRAAQSGARVLLTGETGTGKEMLARRIHAASARATKPFVALNCASLSPELMESELFGHVKGAFTTALRDHGGLVAQADGGTLFLDEIAEMTTPLQAKLLRFIETGEYRRVGDAQLRRADVRLISATHRDLRGHDFRDDLYYRLAVVVIAMPPLRHRADDIPLLVAHFLDMIAAREKRAPMRADDAALAALQRHDWPGNIRELHNMLYNAAVMNDGTVLTAPMLDLPAPADPMTLMREAAKPQPLWAVEQAAIDAAIRYCGGNIPHAARLLEVSPSTLYRRPKSRAQA is encoded by the coding sequence ATGGATTATAGCATCATCGGACAATCTTCAGTATTGATGCACGCGCTGGCACGGGCGGACAGGGCGGCGCAAAGCGGCGCGCGCGTGCTGCTGACCGGCGAAACCGGCACGGGCAAGGAAATGCTGGCGCGGCGCATCCATGCCGCAAGCGCACGCGCCACGAAACCCTTTGTCGCGCTGAATTGCGCCAGCCTGTCGCCGGAACTGATGGAAAGCGAACTGTTCGGCCATGTGAAGGGCGCGTTCACCACGGCGCTGCGCGACCACGGCGGGCTGGTGGCGCAGGCGGATGGCGGCACGCTGTTTCTGGATGAAATCGCCGAAATGACGACGCCGCTGCAGGCGAAACTGCTGCGATTTATCGAGACAGGGGAATACCGCCGCGTGGGCGACGCGCAATTGCGACGCGCGGATGTGCGCCTGATATCGGCCACGCATCGCGATTTACGCGGGCATGATTTCCGGGACGATCTTTATTACCGCCTTGCCGTCGTGGTGATTGCGATGCCGCCGCTGCGACATCGCGCGGATGATATTCCGCTGCTGGTCGCGCATTTTCTGGACATGATTGCGGCCAGGGAAAAACGCGCGCCGATGCGCGCCGATGATGCTGCGCTGGCGGCGTTGCAGCGCCACGACTGGCCGGGCAATATCCGCGAGCTGCACAACATGCTGTATAACGCGGCCGTGATGAATGACGGGACGGTGCTGACCGCGCCGATGCTCGACCTGCCCGCCCCTGCCGATCCGATGACCCTGATGCGCGAAGCGGCAAAACCGCAGCCGCTCTGGGCCGTCGAGCAGGCGGCCATCGATGCCGCCATCCGTTACTGCGGCGGCAATATCCCGCATGCGGCAAGGTTGCTGGAGGTCAGCCCCTCGACCCTCTACCGCCGGCCGAAAAGCCGCGCACAGGCATAA